Proteins encoded together in one Mycolicibacter minnesotensis window:
- the trxA gene encoding thioredoxin: MATQDLTAAKFEETIADNDIVLVDFWASWCGPCRSFAPTFAAVSDKHPDVVFAKVDTEAEQQLAAAAQIRSIPTLMAFKNGTLVFNQAGALPAAALEDLVQQVKDLDVDAALAEQATQSKPEQV; the protein is encoded by the coding sequence ATGGCAACTCAAGACCTCACCGCAGCGAAGTTTGAAGAAACCATCGCCGACAACGACATCGTGCTCGTGGACTTCTGGGCGTCCTGGTGCGGGCCGTGTCGCTCGTTCGCGCCCACCTTCGCGGCCGTCTCCGACAAGCACCCCGACGTGGTGTTCGCCAAGGTCGACACCGAGGCCGAGCAGCAGTTGGCGGCTGCCGCCCAGATCCGTTCCATCCCGACACTGATGGCGTTCAAGAACGGCACGCTGGTGTTCAACCAGGCCGGCGCCCTGCCCGCTGCGGCGCTGGAGGACCTGGTCCAGCAGGTCAAGGACCTCGACGTCGACGCTGCGTTGGCCGAGCAGGCCACGCAGAGCAAGCCCGAACAGGTCTGA
- a CDS encoding CsbD family protein, translated as MGIVDKAKNAAQHASGKVKEQAGKVTGDKDTEAEGKKDQLKANVKKTGENIKDTFR; from the coding sequence ATGGGAATCGTCGACAAGGCCAAAAATGCCGCCCAGCACGCGAGCGGCAAAGTCAAGGAACAAGCCGGCAAGGTCACCGGTGACAAAGACACCGAGGCTGAAGGCAAGAAGGATCAGCTGAAGGCCAACGTCAAGAAGACCGGCGAGAACATCAAGGACACGTTCCGCTGA
- a CDS encoding DUF6131 family protein, which yields MISLGVILIVLGLVLPALVPAFAYANVLFSIGVVLLIVGLILMFAGRAGHAVGGRRHYY from the coding sequence ATGATTTCCCTCGGAGTCATCCTCATCGTTCTTGGGCTTGTCCTGCCCGCCCTTGTCCCTGCCTTCGCCTACGCGAACGTCTTGTTCTCCATCGGCGTGGTCCTCTTGATTGTTGGCCTGATCCTGATGTTCGCCGGGAGAGCGGGCCACGCGGTCGGCGGTCGTCGCCACTACTACTAG
- a CDS encoding DUF5666 domain-containing protein: protein MGSVSSVSGNTVEVARPAGTTTVELTESTRVFESVPAQRGEITAGTCIKAGAGRDSAAADGGAITAKFVAITTTVDGQCPQRPASSADNPAPAKPHHGVRGVVESVAGDTLTVAGPNGPTTVTVNDDTHYRRMITVSAPSISAGKCVAAGGTTDAKGVLQASRVTVWAGNGGCPEPPA from the coding sequence ATGGGTTCGGTCTCCTCGGTCTCCGGCAACACCGTCGAGGTCGCCCGCCCGGCCGGCACCACCACCGTCGAACTGACCGAGAGCACCCGAGTTTTCGAGTCGGTGCCAGCCCAGCGCGGCGAGATCACCGCCGGTACCTGCATCAAGGCCGGTGCCGGGCGCGACAGCGCTGCGGCCGACGGCGGCGCCATCACCGCGAAGTTCGTGGCGATCACCACCACCGTGGACGGTCAGTGCCCGCAGCGGCCGGCCTCGTCGGCCGACAATCCGGCACCGGCGAAGCCGCACCATGGTGTGCGCGGTGTCGTCGAATCGGTCGCCGGTGACACCCTCACCGTCGCCGGCCCCAACGGCCCGACCACGGTCACCGTCAACGACGACACCCACTACCGCCGGATGATCACCGTCAGCGCCCCGTCGATCAGTGCGGGCAAGTGTGTCGCCGCCGGCGGGACCACTGACGCCAAGGGCGTGCTGCAGGCCAGCCGGGTCACCGTGTGGGCCGGCAACGGCGGTTGCCCCGAGCCGCCGGCGTAG
- a CDS encoding amidohydrolase — MTTNRRRFMAGLAATAAGTAVGGLSACGSRGEGADLIFIGGSVVTVAPGAPEAEALAVTGRRISKVGSAEDVLRLRGAETTVVDLRGRALLPAFVEPHGHPFEMGSTLAPPAIDVRPFTVPTAAGVFAKLADAVADTPKGQPILLNGVDPLLQTGLAPFSRTELSRLAPDNPVVIISNSGHAAYGNTAAFTAAGITKTTPDPAGAQYLHGPDGQLTGEVREAAAVMALVAPFSGAIMANAGDNLRWAYVQLARAGIATATEHSYDARTQSEVFGALAEQADCAVRIRAYEIGTADLAADPKNVRGKRARADVLFDKIGMKMWADGSPWQGNIFTTFPYLTNPTTAGMGLGPNHRGRMNYSPAQIHELTKAFVDQHWQVSCHVHGDAAIDVVLDAFEQARTPPALRPRIEHVGAMRPDQFARAARLGITPSLFIEHIYFWGDVLVDKLFGPEHGSHWMSARSALDAGLHLSFHNDGTVTPPSPIGNIATAVNRIVKGSGRVLAPEQRIGVDAAIKAQTLDAAWQLRLDTEIGSLEPGKYADLVVLSHNPRRVSPADLRDVAVEATYLMGRQTYGKVLG; from the coding sequence GTGACTACGAACAGACGGCGCTTCATGGCCGGGCTGGCCGCCACGGCGGCGGGAACAGCCGTCGGCGGACTCTCCGCGTGCGGATCGCGGGGCGAGGGCGCCGACCTCATCTTCATCGGCGGCTCGGTGGTGACGGTGGCACCCGGCGCGCCCGAGGCAGAAGCGCTGGCGGTCACCGGCCGTCGGATCAGCAAGGTCGGCTCTGCCGAAGACGTCCTGCGACTGCGGGGCGCGGAGACCACCGTGGTGGATCTGCGCGGGCGCGCGCTGCTACCGGCATTCGTCGAGCCCCACGGCCATCCCTTCGAGATGGGATCCACCTTGGCTCCGCCGGCCATCGACGTGCGTCCGTTCACGGTGCCCACCGCGGCAGGAGTGTTCGCGAAGTTGGCCGACGCGGTGGCAGACACCCCCAAGGGCCAACCGATCCTGCTCAACGGAGTGGACCCACTTCTGCAGACCGGGCTGGCGCCCTTCAGCCGGACTGAACTGTCCCGGCTGGCCCCGGACAACCCCGTGGTGATCATCTCCAACAGTGGGCACGCCGCCTACGGCAACACCGCCGCCTTCACCGCGGCCGGCATCACCAAGACCACTCCCGACCCGGCCGGCGCCCAATACCTGCATGGGCCCGACGGTCAGTTGACCGGCGAGGTGCGTGAGGCGGCGGCGGTGATGGCGCTGGTCGCGCCGTTCTCGGGTGCGATCATGGCCAACGCCGGCGACAACCTGCGCTGGGCCTACGTTCAGCTCGCTCGGGCAGGAATCGCCACCGCCACCGAGCATTCCTATGACGCGCGTACGCAATCCGAGGTGTTCGGCGCCCTCGCCGAGCAGGCTGACTGCGCCGTGCGGATCCGTGCCTATGAGATCGGCACCGCCGACCTGGCCGCCGATCCGAAGAATGTGCGCGGTAAGCGGGCCCGCGCGGACGTGCTGTTCGACAAGATCGGCATGAAGATGTGGGCGGACGGCTCGCCCTGGCAGGGCAACATCTTCACCACCTTCCCGTATCTGACCAACCCCACCACCGCGGGTATGGGACTGGGGCCGAATCACCGCGGTCGGATGAACTACTCGCCGGCGCAGATTCACGAGCTGACCAAGGCATTCGTCGACCAGCATTGGCAGGTCTCCTGCCACGTCCACGGCGACGCGGCGATCGATGTGGTGCTGGATGCGTTTGAACAGGCGCGTACACCCCCGGCGCTACGGCCCCGGATCGAACACGTCGGGGCCATGCGGCCCGATCAGTTCGCCCGGGCCGCTCGGCTGGGAATCACCCCGAGCCTGTTCATCGAGCACATCTATTTCTGGGGAGACGTGTTGGTGGACAAGCTGTTCGGTCCAGAACACGGCTCGCACTGGATGTCGGCGCGTTCGGCCCTAGACGCAGGCCTGCACCTGTCCTTCCACAACGACGGCACCGTGACACCGCCCAGCCCGATCGGCAACATCGCCACCGCGGTCAATCGGATAGTCAAAGGCAGCGGCCGGGTCCTGGCCCCCGAACAGCGCATCGGTGTGGACGCGGCGATCAAGGCGCAGACGCTCGACGCTGCCTGGCAGCTGCGGCTGGACACCGAGATCGGCAGCCTGGAGCCCGGCAAGTACGCCGATCTGGTGGTGCTGTCGCACAATCCACGCCGGGTCTCGCCGGCCGACCTGCGTGACGTGGCCGTGGAGGCGACCTACCTGATGGGCCGGCAGACCTACGGCAAGGTGCTGGGGTAG
- a CDS encoding MBL fold metallo-hydrolase translates to MTASDFWLCRTCGVEHAATPQVCAICADDRQWVPPDGQHWVTLDGLVADGMQSYAFELEPGLIGIGSNPPLGIGQLGKVVSTSAGTVLWDPSGFLDDAALATVLECGPVLGVVASHPHMFGAQVEWSRRLGGIPVYVNAADKAWVMRPDPAISYWSGRLELAPELTVLQVGGHFPGSSVACWHAGADGRGVLLVGDTIFPNPDQRTVAFLRSYPNRIPLSAAVVQRMAGTLGELRFDRIYGLHTNAIDTDAAAAIRFSADRHAAWVRGDHDDLT, encoded by the coding sequence GTGACGGCCTCCGACTTCTGGCTCTGCCGGACGTGCGGTGTCGAACACGCTGCGACGCCGCAGGTGTGCGCGATCTGCGCCGACGATCGGCAATGGGTGCCGCCGGATGGCCAGCACTGGGTCACGCTGGACGGATTGGTGGCCGACGGCATGCAGTCCTATGCCTTCGAACTGGAGCCCGGGCTGATCGGAATCGGCAGCAATCCTCCGCTCGGTATCGGTCAGCTGGGCAAGGTGGTATCCACCTCCGCCGGCACCGTTCTGTGGGATCCCTCGGGCTTCCTCGACGACGCCGCGCTGGCCACGGTGCTTGAGTGTGGGCCGGTTCTCGGAGTGGTGGCCAGCCATCCGCACATGTTCGGCGCCCAAGTGGAGTGGAGCCGAAGACTCGGCGGGATTCCGGTGTATGTCAACGCCGCCGACAAGGCGTGGGTGATGCGGCCGGACCCGGCGATCAGCTACTGGTCGGGTCGGCTGGAGCTCGCGCCGGAGCTGACGGTTCTTCAAGTCGGCGGCCACTTTCCGGGCAGTTCCGTCGCCTGCTGGCATGCCGGCGCCGATGGGCGTGGTGTGCTGCTGGTGGGCGACACGATCTTCCCGAACCCCGATCAGCGCACCGTGGCGTTCTTGCGCAGTTACCCGAACCGCATTCCGTTGTCGGCCGCCGTCGTGCAGCGGATGGCGGGCACCCTTGGGGAATTGCGCTTCGACCGCATCTATGGGCTGCACACCAACGCCATCGACACCGATGCCGCGGCCGCGATCCGGTTCTCCGCGGACCGCCATGCGGCGTGGGTGCGTGGCGACCACGACGACCTCACCTGA
- a CDS encoding metal-sulfur cluster assembly factor, translating into MSELGPDELLAELEESMHDVIDPEIGINVVDLGLMYDLSVREDEDGLVAVVTMTLTSPACPLQDMIVEQIQNATVGTGLVKKADVNWVWEPAWGPDKITDEGREMMRAVGFTV; encoded by the coding sequence ATGAGCGAATTGGGACCGGACGAGCTGCTCGCCGAACTCGAGGAGTCGATGCACGACGTCATCGACCCCGAAATCGGCATCAACGTCGTGGACCTGGGCCTCATGTACGACCTATCGGTCCGCGAGGACGAAGACGGTTTGGTCGCGGTAGTGACCATGACGCTCACCTCACCGGCCTGTCCGCTGCAGGACATGATCGTCGAGCAGATCCAGAACGCCACGGTGGGAACCGGTTTGGTCAAGAAAGCTGACGTCAACTGGGTGTGGGAACCCGCATGGGGACCGGACAAGATCACCGACGAGGGCCGCGAGATGATGCGCGCAGTCGGTTTCACGGTCTGA
- the sufU gene encoding Fe-S cluster assembly sulfur transfer protein SufU has protein sequence MRLEQFYQEVILDHYKHPQHRGLREPYGAQVHHVNPTCGDELTLRVALSPDGAHIADVSYDGQGCSISQAATSVLASQVIGETVQQASATFDAFHEMVSSRGTVEGDEEVLGDGIAFAGVAKYPARVKCALLGWMAFKDALAQALSKTEDQTLASVSVSTQEMNR, from the coding sequence GTGCGTCTTGAGCAGTTCTATCAAGAGGTGATCCTCGATCACTACAAACATCCACAGCACCGCGGCCTGCGCGAGCCGTACGGCGCTCAGGTGCATCACGTGAACCCCACCTGCGGTGACGAACTCACGTTGCGCGTAGCGCTGTCACCCGACGGTGCCCACATCGCCGACGTCTCCTACGACGGGCAGGGGTGCTCGATCTCGCAGGCGGCGACATCGGTGCTGGCCTCCCAGGTAATCGGTGAGACCGTGCAGCAGGCGAGTGCGACCTTCGACGCATTCCACGAGATGGTGTCTTCGCGCGGCACCGTGGAGGGTGACGAGGAGGTGCTCGGCGACGGTATCGCCTTCGCCGGCGTGGCCAAGTACCCGGCGCGGGTCAAGTGCGCGTTGCTGGGCTGGATGGCCTTCAAGGACGCACTGGCACAGGCACTTTCAAAGACAGAAGATCAGACGTTGGCATCCGTCAGTGTCTCGACCCAGGAGATGAACCGATGA
- a CDS encoding cysteine desulfurase codes for MTLSVSRPAPPDTDAIRADFPILNRVMRGGSRLAYLDSGATSQRPLPVLDAERDFLLNSNGAVHRGAHQLMEEATDAYEDGRSAIARFVGADPAELVFTKNATESLNLVSYVLGDSRYEAAVGPGDVIVTTELEHHANLIPWQELARRTGATLQWYAVTPDGRIDLDSLELDERVKVVAFTHHSNVTGALAPVAELVSRARAVGALTILDACQSVPHQPVDFHALGVDFAAFSGHKMLGPHGIGVLYGRRELLTALPPFLTGGSMIETVTMASSTYAAAPQRFEAGTPMTSQVVGLAAAARYLDAIGMDVVAAHEHALVAATLEGLAAIPGVRIIGPATTVDRGSPVSFVIDGVHAHDVGQVLDDDGVAVRVGHHCAMPLHRKFNVAATARASFAVYNTHEEVERLLAGVRRAVEFFGGV; via the coding sequence ATGACGCTCTCGGTCAGTCGTCCGGCGCCACCGGACACCGACGCGATCCGGGCGGACTTCCCGATCCTGAATCGTGTCATGCGCGGTGGCAGCCGGCTGGCCTACCTCGACTCGGGGGCCACCTCGCAGCGGCCCCTGCCGGTGCTCGACGCTGAGCGGGACTTCCTGCTGAACTCCAACGGCGCGGTTCATCGCGGAGCGCACCAGCTGATGGAGGAGGCCACCGACGCCTACGAGGATGGCCGCTCGGCGATCGCCCGCTTCGTGGGGGCCGATCCGGCTGAGCTGGTGTTCACCAAGAACGCCACCGAATCGCTGAACCTGGTGTCCTATGTGCTGGGAGACAGTCGCTATGAGGCGGCAGTTGGCCCGGGAGACGTGATCGTCACCACGGAGCTGGAACACCACGCCAATCTGATTCCGTGGCAGGAGTTGGCGCGCCGCACCGGAGCGACCCTGCAGTGGTACGCGGTGACACCCGACGGACGCATCGACCTTGATTCGCTGGAGCTCGATGAGCGGGTCAAGGTCGTTGCGTTCACCCATCACTCGAATGTGACCGGAGCGCTGGCCCCGGTCGCCGAGTTGGTGTCACGGGCCCGCGCGGTTGGTGCGCTGACCATTCTGGATGCCTGCCAATCGGTTCCGCACCAACCGGTCGATTTCCACGCCCTGGGGGTTGACTTCGCCGCGTTCTCCGGCCACAAGATGCTGGGCCCGCACGGGATCGGCGTGCTTTACGGCCGGCGGGAGCTGCTCACGGCGCTGCCACCGTTCCTCACCGGCGGATCGATGATCGAGACGGTCACGATGGCGTCGAGCACCTATGCCGCTGCCCCGCAACGTTTTGAGGCAGGCACACCGATGACCTCCCAGGTGGTGGGGTTGGCGGCGGCCGCACGCTACCTCGACGCCATCGGGATGGATGTGGTGGCCGCGCACGAACACGCGCTGGTGGCCGCCACCCTGGAGGGACTGGCCGCCATCCCCGGCGTCCGCATCATCGGACCGGCCACCACGGTCGACCGCGGTTCCCCGGTGTCGTTCGTCATCGACGGAGTGCACGCTCATGACGTGGGCCAGGTGCTCGACGACGACGGCGTCGCAGTCCGGGTGGGCCACCACTGCGCCATGCCGTTGCACCGCAAGTTCAATGTGGCCGCCACCGCGCGCGCATCGTTCGCGGTGTACAACACCCACGAGGAGGTGGAGCGTCTGCTGGCGGGCGTTCGCCGGGCCGTGGAATTCTTCGGGGGAGTGTAA
- the sufC gene encoding Fe-S cluster assembly ATPase SufC yields MSTLEIKGLHVSVSPAGDDGTADIPILHGVDLTVNSGETHALMGPNGSGKSTLSYAIAGHPKYIVTSGSITLDGEDVLAMSVDERARAGLFLAMQYPVEVPGVSMSNFLRTAVTAVRGEAPKLRTWIKEQREAFAELGIDSAFAERNVNEGFSGGEKKRHEILQLSLLKPKIAILDETDSGLDVDALRVVSEGVNRYQETQHGGVLVITHYTRILRYIQPQFVHVFAGGRIVESGGPELADELEENGYERFTEQAAAAGA; encoded by the coding sequence ATGAGCACATTGGAAATCAAGGGTCTGCATGTCAGTGTGTCGCCCGCCGGAGACGACGGCACCGCCGACATCCCGATCCTGCACGGTGTCGACCTGACGGTGAACTCCGGAGAGACCCACGCCCTGATGGGTCCTAACGGTTCCGGCAAATCAACGCTGTCCTACGCGATCGCCGGTCACCCCAAGTACATCGTGACGTCCGGGTCGATCACCCTCGACGGCGAAGACGTGCTGGCGATGAGCGTCGACGAGCGCGCCCGCGCGGGCCTGTTCCTGGCGATGCAATACCCGGTCGAGGTGCCAGGTGTGTCGATGTCGAACTTCCTGCGCACCGCGGTCACCGCTGTGCGCGGTGAGGCACCGAAGCTGCGCACCTGGATCAAGGAGCAGCGGGAAGCGTTCGCCGAGTTGGGTATCGACTCCGCGTTCGCCGAACGCAACGTCAACGAGGGCTTCTCCGGCGGTGAGAAGAAGCGCCACGAGATCTTGCAGCTGAGCCTGCTCAAGCCGAAGATTGCGATCCTCGATGAGACCGACTCCGGCCTCGACGTCGACGCTCTGCGTGTGGTCAGCGAGGGCGTGAACCGTTACCAGGAGACACAGCACGGTGGCGTGCTGGTGATCACCCACTACACCCGGATCCTGCGCTACATCCAGCCGCAGTTCGTGCACGTCTTCGCCGGTGGACGGATCGTCGAGTCGGGCGGACCGGAACTGGCCGACGAGCTCGAAGAGAACGGCTACGAGCGTTTCACCGAGCAGGCGGCAGCGGCGGGGGCCTGA
- the sufD gene encoding Fe-S cluster assembly protein SufD, producing the protein MAGTNLTQAAEGFHKGMQFTSFDVNAFEVPHGRDEAWRFTPLRRLRGLHDGSAVADAVAGIEVAGSEGVRSETVARDDERLGAAGVPADRVAAQAFSAFDSATVVTVSKGAEIAEPVTITVTGPGAGATAYGHLQLRAEELSRATIVIDVRGSGTYADNVEFVVGDGAALTVVWIAEGEQDLVHVTSHHAALGKDAVLRHTAVQLGGDLVRLTGRVRFDGPGGDAEMLGLYFADAGQHLESRLLVDHARPHCRSNVLYKGALQGDPDSGLPDAHTVWVGDVLIRAAGIGTDTFEVNRNLVLADGARADSIPNLEIETGEIVQAGHASATGRFDDLQLFYLQARGIPEDQARRLIVRGFFGEIIARIPVEAVRERLTEAVERELAVTETT; encoded by the coding sequence ATCGCCGGTACCAACCTGACCCAGGCGGCCGAAGGTTTCCACAAGGGAATGCAGTTCACCTCGTTCGACGTGAACGCATTCGAGGTTCCCCACGGTCGCGACGAAGCCTGGCGGTTCACCCCGCTGCGCCGGCTGCGTGGCCTGCACGACGGTTCTGCTGTGGCCGATGCGGTCGCCGGAATTGAGGTGGCCGGCTCCGAGGGCGTGCGGTCCGAGACCGTCGCTCGCGACGACGAGCGCCTCGGCGCTGCCGGTGTTCCGGCTGATCGCGTTGCCGCCCAGGCATTCTCGGCATTCGACAGTGCGACGGTGGTGACCGTTTCCAAGGGTGCCGAGATTGCAGAGCCGGTCACGATCACGGTGACCGGCCCCGGTGCGGGCGCTACGGCCTACGGCCATCTGCAGCTGCGCGCCGAGGAACTGTCGCGCGCCACCATCGTGATCGATGTCCGGGGCAGCGGAACCTACGCCGACAACGTCGAATTCGTCGTCGGCGACGGGGCTGCGCTGACCGTGGTGTGGATCGCCGAGGGGGAGCAGGATCTGGTGCACGTCACCAGCCACCACGCGGCGCTGGGCAAGGACGCGGTGTTGCGCCACACCGCGGTGCAATTGGGCGGGGATCTGGTGCGGCTGACCGGCCGGGTCCGATTCGACGGCCCGGGTGGTGACGCCGAGATGCTCGGTCTGTATTTCGCCGATGCCGGCCAGCACCTCGAATCGCGTCTGCTGGTCGACCACGCCCGGCCGCACTGCCGGTCGAACGTGCTCTACAAGGGTGCGCTGCAGGGCGACCCCGACTCGGGATTGCCGGACGCCCACACGGTCTGGGTCGGCGACGTGCTGATCCGCGCGGCCGGCATCGGCACCGACACCTTTGAGGTGAACCGCAACCTGGTGCTGGCCGATGGCGCCCGGGCGGACTCGATCCCCAACCTGGAGATCGAGACCGGGGAGATCGTGCAGGCCGGACACGCCAGCGCGACCGGGCGATTCGACGATCTTCAGCTGTTCTACCTGCAGGCGCGTGGCATCCCCGAAGATCAGGCCCGGCGCCTGATCGTGCGCGGCTTCTTCGGCGAGATCATCGCCAGGATCCCCGTCGAGGCGGTGCGAGAACGCCTCACCGAGGCCGTCGAGCGTGAACTCGCGGTCACCGAGACCACCTAA
- the sufB gene encoding Fe-S cluster assembly protein SufB — protein sequence MTLTPEATEATAEPTQDETIASLGRYEFGWADSDAAGAAAQRGISEEVVRDISAKKNEPEWMLQARLRAYRTFLKKPMPNWGSDLSGIHFDNIKYFVRSTEKQAQTWDDLPDDIRNTYDRLGIPEAEKQRYIGGVAAQYESEVVYHKIREDLEAQGVIFLDTDTALKEHEELFREYFGTVIPAGDNKFSALNTAVWSGGSFIYVPKGVHVDIPLQAYFRINTENMGQFERTLMIIDEDAYVHYIEGCTAPVYTSDSLHSAVVEIVVKPGGRCRYTTIQNWSVNVYNLVTKRARAEAGATMEWVDGNIGSKVTMKYPAVWMTGEHAKGEVLSVAFAGEDQHQDTGAKMLHLAPNTSSNIVSKSVARGGGRSSYRGLVEIHKGAHGAKSSVKCDALLVDNVSRSDTYPYVDIREDDVTVGHEATVSKVSENQLFYLMSRGLTEDEAMAMVVRGFIEPIAKELPMEYALELNKLIQLQMEGSVG from the coding sequence ATGACACTCACGCCGGAGGCCACCGAAGCAACCGCGGAGCCGACCCAGGACGAGACGATCGCGTCGCTGGGCCGGTACGAATTCGGGTGGGCGGACAGCGACGCCGCCGGTGCGGCCGCCCAGCGCGGTATCTCCGAGGAGGTCGTGCGCGACATCTCCGCGAAGAAGAACGAGCCGGAGTGGATGCTGCAAGCCCGACTGCGGGCCTACCGGACCTTCCTGAAGAAGCCGATGCCCAACTGGGGCTCGGACCTGAGCGGCATCCACTTCGACAACATCAAGTACTTCGTGCGCTCCACCGAAAAGCAGGCCCAGACCTGGGACGACCTGCCCGACGACATCCGCAACACCTATGACCGCCTGGGTATCCCGGAGGCCGAGAAGCAGCGCTACATCGGTGGTGTGGCGGCCCAGTACGAGTCCGAGGTCGTCTACCACAAGATCCGCGAAGACCTTGAGGCGCAAGGCGTCATCTTCCTCGACACCGACACCGCGCTCAAGGAGCACGAGGAGCTGTTCCGCGAGTACTTCGGCACGGTGATCCCGGCCGGAGACAACAAGTTCTCCGCGCTCAACACCGCCGTATGGAGCGGGGGGTCGTTCATCTACGTACCCAAGGGGGTACACGTCGACATCCCGCTGCAGGCCTACTTCCGGATCAACACCGAGAACATGGGCCAGTTCGAGCGCACGCTGATGATCATCGACGAAGACGCCTACGTGCACTACATCGAGGGCTGTACCGCGCCGGTGTACACCTCGGACTCGCTGCACTCCGCGGTAGTGGAGATCGTGGTCAAGCCGGGTGGTCGCTGCCGCTACACCACGATCCAGAACTGGTCGGTCAACGTCTACAACCTGGTCACCAAGCGGGCCCGGGCTGAGGCCGGCGCCACCATGGAATGGGTCGACGGCAACATCGGCTCCAAGGTCACCATGAAGTACCCCGCGGTCTGGATGACCGGCGAACACGCCAAGGGCGAGGTGCTCTCGGTCGCGTTCGCCGGCGAGGACCAGCACCAGGACACCGGCGCCAAGATGCTGCACCTGGCACCGAACACGTCGAGCAACATCGTGTCCAAGTCGGTGGCGCGCGGCGGCGGCCGGTCGTCCTACCGGGGCCTGGTGGAGATCCACAAGGGCGCGCACGGAGCCAAGTCGAGCGTGAAATGCGATGCGTTGCTGGTCGACAACGTCAGCCGCAGCGACACCTATCCCTACGTCGACATCCGTGAGGACGACGTCACCGTCGGCCACGAGGCCACCGTGTCGAAGGTCAGCGAGAACCAGCTGTTCTACCTGATGAGTCGTGGTTTGACCGAAGACGAGGCGATGGCGATGGTGGTGCGCGGCTTCATCGAGCCCATCGCCAAGGAGCTGCCGATGGAATACGCACTCGAACTCAACAAGCTGATTCAGCTGCAGATGGAAGGCTCGGTGGGCTAG
- a CDS encoding helix-turn-helix transcriptional regulator has product MAAEAASGHDTRHAVVRLLMESGSITAGEIGARLGLSAAGVRRHLDALIEMGDAEAHAAASWQQVGRGRPAKRFQLTEAGRGKLGHRYDDLAVAAIRQLRVIGGEDAVVDFARQRIDAILNNVAAASADGDLEATAERIAGALSEAGYAATTARVEGGVPGVQILQHHCPIANVAKEFPELCQAEQEAMAAVLGTHVQRLATIADGGYVCTTHVPLTNRAGKAGAVTRKH; this is encoded by the coding sequence CTGGCAGCGGAAGCCGCCAGCGGCCACGACACGCGCCACGCCGTGGTGCGCCTGCTGATGGAGTCCGGATCGATCACCGCGGGGGAGATCGGCGCCCGGTTGGGTTTGTCGGCCGCCGGGGTGCGTCGCCACCTCGACGCCCTGATCGAGATGGGTGATGCCGAAGCGCATGCGGCGGCATCCTGGCAGCAAGTGGGCCGCGGGCGTCCGGCCAAGCGGTTCCAGCTCACTGAAGCAGGCCGCGGCAAGCTTGGTCACCGCTACGACGACCTCGCGGTGGCCGCAATACGCCAACTGCGCGTGATCGGCGGCGAGGATGCAGTGGTCGACTTCGCGCGTCAGCGCATCGACGCCATCTTGAACAACGTTGCCGCGGCTTCGGCCGACGGCGACCTGGAGGCCACCGCGGAACGCATCGCCGGTGCATTGTCCGAAGCCGGCTACGCCGCCACCACCGCACGGGTGGAGGGGGGCGTTCCGGGAGTGCAGATCCTGCAGCACCACTGCCCGATCGCCAACGTCGCCAAGGAGTTCCCGGAGCTGTGCCAGGCCGAGCAGGAGGCGATGGCAGCGGTGCTGGGCACCCATGTGCAGCGGCTGGCGACCATCGCCGACGGCGGCTACGTCTGCACCACCCATGTGCCGCTGACCAACCGAGCCGGTAAGGCCGGCGCCGTCACCAGGAAGCACTAG